The genomic DNA TAGCGTTGATGATAAAACCTAAGACAATTCCCAGTATAGCCAATAAGAGTAGCCCACTAACTAACAAGCCTTTTAATTTAATAAAAGATGGGGATTGTTGTGGGGATGGAAATTTTTCTTTTGCCTGAACCTTTGTTTCTTGTAATTCTTCTGGTTTTTTATACTTTTCCTGGATAATTTTTTGTTTTTCCTGCTTTTGTTTTAAGATTAATTCCCGTATCTGGCTGGGTGGGCCCTGTTCAAATTGCACCGCAGAGAAAACATACCCGGGAACCAATAATAAAACAAAAATAAAACACCAGGTTAAAACACACATTTTTACATTCATATTGATTATATTTTAACACAAGATTATGAGAATGTCAACTTTTTTATGTTAGCAATTGGTAACTATTCACCACGAAGGGCACGGAGAGCACGAAGTGAAATTTGATGAATTATCGAATAGAGTCATTGGATGCGCGTAACTATTCAGCCACAGATGGACACGGATGAGACACGGAAAATCCGTGAACCGTGTCCGGGAGCCGTGTCCGTAATTAGGCTGATGGTTTTTCCTCCTGTTGTCCTTTGCCCTCTGCCTTCTGCCCTCTGCCCTCTGCCCCCTGCCCTCTGCCCTCTGCCCCCTGCCCTCTGCTATTTATCTGTGCCAATCCGTGTCAATCAGTGGTTGAATAGTTACCTTTAAATTTAGAATTGCTGGATTGTAAAGGTATAAACATTATTTTTTCTACTTTCCTCAATATTAGATTTTCGGTGAGTAGCATTGTAGTTTAAGTCAAAGGAGATTTTTTTAGTGAGTTGATAAGATAACCCCGAAGATATGGCTTGAAGTTTATCCTCACGAGTGCTATCTTCCCAATTGCCCTTCATAGAAGTAAAATTTAAATTAAAATTAGTTTTTCTATTCAATCGGCGGTAAAGTCCTATTTTTGCCATTTTTACCTCCACGGGCTCAATTACCGAACGGGTGAAATTCGTATCCTTCCCGAATGTAAGATTAAGTGATGTCTTTTGATTAATCTGGCGATTAAAGTTTGTCGTAAATGCAAAGGAATGAGAATCTCCACCTGCCACTTTTCTGTTTTCCAGTTTAACGATTAATTCACTGTTAATCTCTGGACTCAGTTCGTATTTTATCCCCACCCCCAGAGAGTCAATGTTCTGGTTAGAAGAGTTTTTATATGCCCTCTTTTTATCTTGATATACCAATCCTGTCTTTAATCGTTTCGTTAAGGTATAATAAATATCAAAAAGTATTCGATTCTCTTTACTATCGTTTTCATCTTTCTTTCTAAAATTAAAGTCTTCGTATTGATACTTAATGTTAGTTTCAAGTGGAGGTTTTGGGGAGATAAATTTTATTGTTGTGTCAAAGGTTTGTTTTAAATATTCCCGCCTGGTTACTGAAAAATCCTCTTCGAGTGTTTCTTCTTTATCTTCGATGAAATTTCCTTGTATCGAAAGAATAAGTTTATTGGAAAATCTATGCCAACCTGTAAGATTAAGGTTATGTTGAACACTTTTTTGCTTAATATCCTTATAATCTAAAAATTTCACTCTATAGTCTATCTCAGATAGCCATTTTTGAGCAATTATTTTAGTATTTATTCCTGGAATAATTGTAGTTATAAATTCGGCTTTCGGCTCAGTCTCAAAAAATATATTGTCGTTATATTCAGTTTTTAGAGTAATAAAAATATCAGGTTTAGCTTTATCTAAGGCATAAACTCCTGACGGGGATATAAAGATTACTAATATTAGAAGCAGATTACTGATTAATTTTTTTCCTATTTTCATCAACATCCTTAATTATAATTTATCAGTATATCCTAAATTTGGAGTTATGTCAAGAGGCTGACCGAGAATTTTTTAAAAATATCGTAACCGTTCAGGTAATCCTTTACCGCACAGACGCAGAGGAACAGAGAAGACATAGAAATAAAGTAACTATTCAGCCACTGATTAACACGGATTAGCACGGATAAATACAGAGGGCAGAAGATAGAAGGCAGAGGACAGATGAGAAAGGGGGAAACGGAGAAAAGGAGAAACAAATGGAGAAGAAGAGGAGACACGAGGCACTATACCTGAATTTTCAGCCATCAGCCTTCAGCCTAATTACGGACACGGAAAACGGACACGGATTATGAATTTTCACTGTTTCATCCGTGTCCATCTGTGGCTGAATAGTTACTTTTAATGTTGTTGTACTCAAGAGATTGCCCTGATGAAAATCAGGGATGTTAAGCGTCTCGTCCATAGATTTTCCCCTCTTGAGAGGGATTAGGGATGTGTTTTTCTCTGCGTCTTTGTATCTCTGCGGTGAACGGTTACAAAAACGACTTTTTCAACACCCTCGAAAAAAAATACTTGACAAACTAAAAAGATTATGTTAAAATATGAATAATTAGGTATAAATGGAATAAGTCAGTAAAAATATTGGTAACACCCAAATGAAGTATTATGGAAATCAACTGAGCAGTTATCGGTAATCAGGCAATCAGTAATTCAGATAAATCGTTAAAACCGATTACTTCAGATGGCTAAATGGTTACAAATATTGATATACTGACTACGGCAAAATGGGGTGATTTAAAATGTTAGAGGATTTATTGACCACCAGGCAGTTAGCTGATTATTTAAAGGTACATGAAATGACCATTTATAAGCTCCTTCAATCTCAAGAAATCCCTGCTATCAAGGTGGGTAGAAAGTGGAGATTTAGAAAAACTACTATTAAATTATGGATTGAAGAGCGAGAGGCTGAGAGCGTCAAAAGATGGACTCCTCAAACTACTAAACCAAAAAGATGGAATGCACAGATAGAAATGATAGAAGTAGAAGAAAGAGAGAAGGAGTTGTATGATATTTTTAAGGTGGAGATTTGATAAAAGATACCACGAAGGCACACGAATGGACTCTAATAATGTCCCACTGTAACCGTTCAGGTATAGATAAAAAGACAGTAATTATTCAGCCACTGATTAACACCTATGGGGTCAAATGACACTATCACGGATTGGCACAGATAAATAGCAGAGGATAGAGGGCAGAAGGCAGAGGATAGAAGGTAGAGGACAACAGGAGGAAAAACCTTCAGCCTAATTACGGACACGGTTCACGGATTCTCCGTGTTTCATCCGTGTCCATCTGTGGCTGAATAGTTATGTCCCACTGGTGATTAATCAGTTACCATTTAACCAATTACCAATCACCATTGTATAAATTCGTGTTTATTCGTAGCTAATAATTTAAGAGGAAGAATATCATGGAAGAGATTAAAAGAATAAAGACAGGTATTGAAAATTTGGATGACAAAATCCTGGGAGGAGGAATACCTACATACTCTGTAAATATCATTGGTGGTACCCCTGGTAGTGGCAAAACTATCCTTACTCAGCAAATTCTCTTTAACAACGCCTCTCCTAAAACAAGGACGATTTACTTTACTACCGTCTCTGAGCCTACTGCCAAGCTTATTCATTATCAAAGAAGTTTTGATTATTTTGATGAACAGAAGGTCCGGGATGGTGTAGTCTCCTATGTTGATATTGGACATATTATTCATAGAGATGGTTTACAGGCGGGTATTGAAGCAATTACTGCGGCTATTGATAAGCACTCTGCTTCTATTGTAGCTATTGATTCATTTAAGGCAGTAAATGAATTAGCTGAATCTATTTCTGCCTTCCGTCAATTTGCCTATAGGTTATGTGTAGAATTGATTGCCTGGCGTTGTACTTCTTTTTTAGTAGGTGAATATAATCAAGAGGCTTTAGAAAAAGAACCAATATTTGCCGTTGCTGATGGTATTATTCACTTAGATAATAAGATTCAAGGGGTACAAAACCGCAGGACTCTTCAAATAACCAAGATGCGTGGTGTGAACTATTTTGATGGTATTCACTCACTTAGTATCTCTAAAAAGGGTATTGATGTCTTCCCTCGAGCTAAAACACCACCTAAACTATCATTTGAGCATCTTGGAGAAAGAAAAATATCCACAGGCGTTTCGGGATTAAATGAAATGACTGCTTCAGGGTTACCACTTGGTTCATCTACATTGGTTGCAGGAGGGGCTGGAACGGGTAAGACTACCTTAGCACTTCACTTCCTTATGAATGGAGTAAAAAATAAAGAACCAGGATTGATGGTTACCTATCAAGAGACTCCAGATCAATTGGAGATTATAGGTAAAGGTTTTGGCTGGAATTTGAAAAAATATGAAGAAGAAGGTTTGCTAAAGATTATCTATACCTCTCCGGTTGAGTTAGATATAGATGAACATGCCATTGCTATTAAAAAAGCAGTTGAAGAGGGTAGTCTTAAAAGGGTAGTTATTGACAACCTGAGAGATATTGAAATTGTTGCTAATAACACAGTTCGCTATCATGATTATGTCTATTCATTGGTTAATTTCTTTAAGTCTAAAACGATTACTTCGATATTGACTACTGAGACAGAAGAGCTTTTTGGTGTACCAAGACTATCCAGTGGTATTTCGTTTATTGCTGATAATGTCATCTTGCTAAATTATATGAATGTAGAATCTGTTATCAAAAGAGCGATGACAGTCTTGAAGGTAAGAGGTAGTGACCATGATAAGGAGATAAAAGAGTTTGTGATTACATCTGCTGGAATGGAAGTAAAAATCTAAGAAGATTTAGCATTTCTACGCCGTTCCCGACGATCCTGAATGTGAAATACTAAAAGAAATACACCAGCAACAATAGAAAAACTGAAAAGTACAAGAGTAGCCGCTTCCATCAGTTTATTCCTCCTTGTCTTTAGGGATTAAAAAGTAGGCTCCTATTGTCAATAGGATAGCACATATTATTCCACTCATTAAGTAAAGAGGTTTGAAAATACCTGTTATCAAACTACCAATTATACCGACAGTTAGGATAAACTTTACTATATCAAAAAATAAATCAGCTAATTTTTCACGACGCTTGCGATTATACATAGTTTTTTCTCTTATTTAATTATAACCAATATTTCTATGAATGTCAAGAAAAAAATGCTACAAGAGGGAGGTAAGTAAGAATGAATGAAAAAAAGTATTCAGAAAAGGAAGTAGAGACGAAAATCAAACAAGAGATAATAGGTCTCTATGAGGAATTGTTTAAAACCCTCTGGGAGAAGATTGCTGTTACCTTAGGCGGGATAACTTTAGTAGCTTTATTCCGACGAATTATTAGAAAGGTCTCTTTAAAATACACATGGATGAAAAGAGTAGAGGTAGGAGAAGAAGGACTTGATTTTAAAAATTTACACCGTAAGATGTGTGAGAGTGATAAAGAGGTAATGAAAGAGGGATTTAATACTGTTATTGCTGAATTATTCTCCTT from bacterium includes the following:
- a CDS encoding outer membrane beta-barrel protein, with the protein product MKIGKKLISNLLLILVIFISPSGVYALDKAKPDIFITLKTEYNDNIFFETEPKAEFITTIIPGINTKIIAQKWLSEIDYRVKFLDYKDIKQKSVQHNLNLTGWHRFSNKLILSIQGNFIEDKEETLEEDFSVTRREYLKQTFDTTIKFISPKPPLETNIKYQYEDFNFRKKDENDSKENRILFDIYYTLTKRLKTGLVYQDKKRAYKNSSNQNIDSLGVGIKYELSPEINSELIVKLENRKVAGGDSHSFAFTTNFNRQINQKTSLNLTFGKDTNFTRSVIEPVEVKMAKIGLYRRLNRKTNFNLNFTSMKGNWEDSTREDKLQAISSGLSYQLTKKISFDLNYNATHRKSNIEESRKNNVYTFTIQQF
- a CDS encoding helix-turn-helix domain-containing protein; this encodes MLEDLLTTRQLADYLKVHEMTIYKLLQSQEIPAIKVGRKWRFRKTTIKLWIEEREAESVKRWTPQTTKPKRWNAQIEMIEVEEREKELYDIFKVEI
- a CDS encoding ATPase domain-containing protein, whose product is MEEIKRIKTGIENLDDKILGGGIPTYSVNIIGGTPGSGKTILTQQILFNNASPKTRTIYFTTVSEPTAKLIHYQRSFDYFDEQKVRDGVVSYVDIGHIIHRDGLQAGIEAITAAIDKHSASIVAIDSFKAVNELAESISAFRQFAYRLCVELIAWRCTSFLVGEYNQEALEKEPIFAVADGIIHLDNKIQGVQNRRTLQITKMRGVNYFDGIHSLSISKKGIDVFPRAKTPPKLSFEHLGERKISTGVSGLNEMTASGLPLGSSTLVAGGAGTGKTTLALHFLMNGVKNKEPGLMVTYQETPDQLEIIGKGFGWNLKKYEEEGLLKIIYTSPVELDIDEHAIAIKKAVEEGSLKRVVIDNLRDIEIVANNTVRYHDYVYSLVNFFKSKTITSILTTETEELFGVPRLSSGISFIADNVILLNYMNVESVIKRAMTVLKVRGSDHDKEIKEFVITSAGMEVKI